Genomic DNA from Rhodoferax mekongensis:
GCGTTCAGGATGTCGGCCATCACTGGCACCCGTTTGGCGGTAAACCACAACGGGTGGTAGGCGGCAAAGTCGGCCACGCAGGGGGCACTGCCTAGCAAAAAGTCCTGGCCTTCGAGCATGCTGGCGATGCGGCGCAGGTAGCTCTTGTAGGCCGCAGCAGCGTCACCAGGGCGCAGGCGCGTCATGCCGCTGGACATGGCGGCGCGGTCGGCGCCGAAGGCCTTGGCCGCCTCTGGGGGGGCGCCTTCAAACATGCTGGCCGCCCCTTTGGGCTGCAGGTTGTAGGCCATGGCGGCCCAGAACAAAGTACTGTCCGCCCACTGCGCAACGATGCGACTCAGGCCCTTGTCGTCTTCGGGGTAGAGGGTCGGTGTGGGCCGCAGCTGCTCCAGCACTTCGCAGATCAGGGCGCTGTCGCAGTACACATCAGCGCCGACTTGAAGAAACGGCGTTTTGCGGTAGCCGCCGGTCAGGGCCACCACATCGGGTTTGGGCATGATGGCTGGGATGATGACCGACTTCCAGGCCAGCTGTTTGTAGCCCAGCACCAGGCGCACCTTTTCAGAAAAAGGCGAGGTGGGGTAGTGGTGAAGAATGAGGTCAGTCATGGGTTTCTCCAGAAAAATCAATAAGGCATGGCGCGCTGCAGGATGGCGTCAAAGTCCACCTCAGCACCCAGGGTGCCGAAGCTGTAGCCCCAGTTGCCACCCAGCCGTGAATCACAAAACGCCTCGAACACCGCAGAGGGAGCCGTTTGGTACAAGAGCGCAGCTTGCACGGCGAGTGCCACGTCTTGTGCGAGGCGGCGGGCTTCCATCTCGGTAGCCATGAGTTCCACCCGCGTGGGCAAGGATGCTGCCAGCCTGTCGAGTGCGGGGTGGGCTCCGCGGGCGGGAGCCAATTCACGGGCCAGGGCTGCGGCCGTATCACCCTTGCGCAGGGCGCGCAGCAGGTCCAGCGCCATGATGTTGCCGGCGCCTTCCCAGATGGAGTTGAGCGGCATCTCGCGGTAGATGCGGGCCATGGTGCCTTCTCCGCCCTCTTCCACATAGCCGTTGCCGCCCAGGCAT
This window encodes:
- a CDS encoding glutathione S-transferase family protein, whose translation is MTDLILHHYPTSPFSEKVRLVLGYKQLAWKSVIIPAIMPKPDVVALTGGYRKTPFLQVGADVYCDSALICEVLEQLRPTPTLYPEDDKGLSRIVAQWADSTLFWAAMAYNLQPKGAASMFEGAPPEAAKAFGADRAAMSSGMTRLRPGDAAAAYKSYLRRIASMLEGQDFLLGSAPCVADFAAYHPLWFTAKRVPVMADILNATPSVQAWMARMAAIGHGSFEKLSATEAIAACANAAGATAPLDTYFQDEHGIPLGSEVTIAAETFGQETTAGTLVAATRTRFTLKRVDERAGTVHVHFPRIGYVLKAAQA